In the Hordeum vulgare subsp. vulgare chromosome 7H, MorexV3_pseudomolecules_assembly, whole genome shotgun sequence genome, one interval contains:
- the LOC123409810 gene encoding cationic peroxidase SPC4-like — translation MARVPLLAALVVAMAVLVASSLGPRASAAEPPVAPGLSFDFYWQTCPRAESIVREFVQEAVRKDIGLAAGLLRLHFHDCFVQGCDASVLLDGSATGPGEQQAPPNLTLRPSAFKAVNDIRDRLERECRGAVVSCSDILALAARDSVVVSGGPDYRVPLGRRDSRSFASTQDVLSDLPGPSSNVQSLLALLGRLGLDATDLVTISGGHTIGLAHCSSFEDRLFPRPDPTISPTFLSRLKRTCPAKGTDRRTVLDVRTPNVFDNKYYIDLVNREGLFVSDQDLFTNAITRPIVERFAQSQQDFFEQFGVSIGKMGQMRVRTSDQGEVRRNCSVRNPGPGADALQLPSLVQTIVDEAAGSIG, via the coding sequence ATGGCTCGTGTTCCTCTGCTAGCAGCACTTGTGGTGGCAATGGCGGTGTTGGTGGCCAGCTCGCTTGGACCTAGGGCTTCTGCGGCCGAGCCACCGGTGGCGCCCGGCCTGTCGTTCGACTTCTACTGGCAGACGTGCCCGCGGGCGGAGTCCATCGTGCGCGAGTTCGTCCAGGAGGCCGTGCGCAAGGACATCGGCCTCGCCGCGGGCCTCCTTCGACTCCACTTCCACGACTGCTTCGTGCAGGGCTGCGACGCCTCCGtgctgctcgacggctcggccacGGGGCCGGGGGAGCAGCAGGCGCCGCCCAACCTCACGCTCCGCCCCTCCGCCTTCAAGGCCGTCAACGACATCCGGGACCGGCTGGAGCGCGAGTGCCGCGGCGCCGTCGTCTCCTGCTCCGACATCCTGGCCCTCGCCGCCCGTGACTCCGTGGTCGTCTCTGGCGGGCCTGACTACCGCGTGCCCCTCGGCCGCCGCGACAGCCGCAGCTTCGCTTCGACGCAGGACGTCCTGTCCGACCTGCCGGGGCCCTCCTCGAACGTGCAGTCCCTCCTCGCCCTGCTCGGCCGCCTCGGCCTCGACGCCACCGACCTCGTGACGATCTCCGGCGGCCACACCATCGGGCTGGCGCACTGCAGCTCCTTCGAGGACAGACTCTTCCCGCGCCCCGACCCCACCATAAGCCCCACCTTCCTCTCGAGGCTGAAGAGGACGTGCCCGGCCAAGGGCACCGACCGCCGCACCGTGCTGGACGTGCGCACACCCAACGTGTTCGACAACAAGTACTACATAGACCTGGTGAACCGGGAGGGGCTCTTCGTCTCCGACCAggacctcttcaccaacgccatCACCCGGCCAATAGTCGAGCGCTTTGCGCAGAGCCAGCAGGACTTCTTCGAGCAGTTCGGCGTGTCCATTGGTAAGATGGGGCAGATGAGGGTCCGCACCAGCGACCAGGGCGAGGTCCGCCGGAACTGCTCCGTCCGCAACCCTGGCCCCGGCGCCGACGCGCTCCAGTTGCCGTCCCTTGTGCAGACCATTGTCGACGAAGCCGCAGGAAGCATTGGCTAG